The DNA segment ggaAACATCTCGACCAGTAATGCGACTTGTAGAAGACTCCTACCTATACCTATCTAACCAGATCTATAAATAGATGATGATTATCTCAGAAAAAAGACACTAAACTGTATTTTATATTCTTACTTTTAGTTTCTTGTTAAAAATGTATCATCATCTTtgtgtttttattaatttgatcATCGTCAGaaattcttttacaatcttacaAGTAAATTTCTCATTCTCATTAAATATCAACCTGAAAACTCATTTTTCAAAGAAGAAACATTCTTCACCGAATTACACTCCCTTCCAAtcatatataaaaatgaaagtAAACTTACTACTAATCACGGTTGatttgtgatagataatgtgaGAAGAAGAGAAAAGCAAAGATTCCATGAAAAGTATGGAAGAATGTGACTCTTCATTCTCAGTTGTTACTTCTGTTTGTGTGATAGACAGGTGAAACAAAAGCAAACTCTGAGATTGTGCAGCTACCACATTTAGATTCAGATCATCTTTGTGTTCTCCTTCAAACCCTTCAATCATCACCTTTCACGTGTGGTGCAGAGTCAAATGAATTTGCAGCATTCTCatatcttttcatttcatttcaatctATCTAATGTAGTAAGTACTGTGTCGCACTTTTCCCTCCATGTTGGAGATTCATACCCTTTTCtttcatttctctttctcttccttCTATTCACTTCTATATCATACTAATTATCCTAATATATATTTGTAGTTTTCATGAGTTGATGATGGGACTAAGCATGCTCTGGTGGGTACCACTACTGAATATTCGCTAGGTATTTGTGGATCCCACTGAtgccttttatttatttatttattttataataaattatttaaaaataagtcTTTCAAATATaagttttgataaaaataattaattttgcaatacaattcaaataaaattacaccTCCAACAtccattataataaatataaaggaATACAAACTTCAACTTATAAATTTCTTAAAAGTTAGTTGATTGAACTTTGTCACTATAAATACATTCTTTTATTcgcaataaaaaattaataaatagaatCACTTTAGGATGGTTTAACccttataaaattatgaaattaaaatatattttctttatcacTGCACTCCACAAAGGCAAAAAATCCAACACTTAACAAAAGATGTCAAATCATTAAAAGAAACCAACGCACTAACCCAACTTGACATTACATAGACCAACAGGTTCACACTTCtcacaaacaaaacaaagatCACCAAAGCAAAAAATCTTACCCAACCTCACCAAAACCAACACACCGCCCCTCCAAACCGCCCAACAAAAAAATTACAGACAATTTATAATGAATTCATACAAATAAGGGGGCAAATAGGGATTGTGTCGGTTGACCATGTTGTCCCAACAACTCActtcttgcattttaatttgcTAAATAGTTTGGAATTGTGTTTGGATTGCTGTAGTTAGTGAATTATGGAAACACAGGAATAAACATATTTTCCAAGGAGGGGTGATCAATTGGCACAGGCTTGGTCTTGGAAACTTCTAAAACGGTTTCCCTACTAGTTTTACCTACTCTGAGTGGTGCATTGATCATAGGGCTTGTATGttgggttgtttgttgttttaaGCTTCTGGTGTTCTTTTTGCTCATTGTTGTTGTATTGGGTTTGGTTTTGAATTTGTACAGGTTAATTTTGAAGTACAGATTTTATAGTGGTAAATTTGTTTGTCTATGTAGGAGTGAGAATTTTATAAGTTACCCCATCATTAATAAATAagatattaaaacattttttaatcaatGTATATAAAGTTCTATAATAAATTGATAAATCATTGTAGATTTAAGAAACATTGatgctttatttattttaatttattactcaTATTGAATTCACTTATTTAATTGAATTAActtgtttcaaaattaaaaacctttccatctaaaattttatttagagCTTTTTATCAAGATAccatttttctaataaaattctttaaaaatacaaatatttaaaaaataaatagaaaaaaaaacgcATTTAATAATTCTTGAAAATGCATGGCTCTAGTCCCCACCCACTCCAAGGAAGAGACATTGTAGCGGAGGTCAATGATGAAGATCCATAACATCATTTCATTTaatcatcataaaaaaattgatgaagGAAACGTGTTTGAAAAAATGCAAAAGTGAAAGCTGGAAATAAACAGTGAGTAACAATAATAAAACAACTCAAATTGTCACACACGTGCATTTACACAGTGATCCAAATGACCACATCGCATTTCACTCCACACTTCACTGTACTTTCACTCCCTCGCCAATTTCCAACCCCAAATCTTcacatgataaaaaatattcaaaaagaaaaacGTTCCCACTTTTATATACAATACAGCACCGCTTAcaacaataacaacaacaagCTGCTAAGCTTTTTTGTGTGTTGTGCAACTGAGAGTGAAAGTGAGGAAGCAGAAGCCAAATCATGTGTTCTCTTCTTAGGAGTTCCATTGCTATGTGTGTGGCACTCCAACTCCTTCAGCTTGGCATTGTGCACCCTTCAGCCTCTCATCTTAGGATCACTCACTTGCCGGGTCAACCCCAAGTTGAGTTTCAGCAGTTTTCAGGTTATGTAACTGTGGATGACAGAAACCAGCAAGCACTCTTTTTCTACTTTGCTGAAGCTGAAAAAGATGCAGCTTCCAAGCCCCTTGTTCTGTGGCTCAATGGAGGTGCTCCTCACTCCTTGTTTCTTGTGAATAGAAGTTTTCAATcagataagatttttttttttgaaatttggaAACTTATGCTTTGTGTTGTTGTTGCATCATGTTGGTTTGAAGGGCCTGGTTGTTCTTCTCTTGGAGTTGGTGCATTTTCAGAGAATGGACCATTTAGGCCCAAAGGTGAAGCCTTGGTTAGGAATCAATTCAGCTGGAACAGAGGTACCTACCTATCTTCATGAACCAACTTTTTCCTACACATTTGTGTTTTTCTCTATTAATTGGGAACTTTCACTTTTAGCCTAAGTGCATAACTATGACATGTTAATTAACATTGTGCACCTGAGTTGCAGAAGCTAATATGCTGTATTTGGAAACTCCAATTGGAGTTGGATTCTCTTACTCAACTGATACTTCTTCTTATGAGGGTGTGAATGACGAAATTACAGGCAAGTTAAATGTACACCTTTCTATTTGATGGGAGAAGatgggaaaataaaaaataattctctcTGTCTATTATGTATATGTAGATACAAAATGTACATTGAGAATTAAAATTTTTCGAtgccattattttatttttttatctacatTAAAGACAGACATTAAAGACAGAGAATTAGTTCTGATTTTCCCAACACTATTTaacatcaatttttttcttgtcccctgcaaaataattttcaatGTTATTGTTTGAATGGTAATTGGTAAAGAACCATTAGATGTAGCATTTTCACAGGCTAAAGAAAGGATTTACTCAAGGAAGAACCGAGTCAACTTTATTTGTCTTCATTTTCCCCTTCTTAGTTCTCACTATCTCCCttttgcttttcttgtttgttatctTTACCTTTCACAAAATTCTGTCTCTTTTTCCCAAAGTTTGCTTATTAACATATTGTTATTTCACAAGCTGCTATTTTACTTTACAGTTATGCCTTGTCCACTGACTAGATATagtgttgtttttcttttcaaaattgacAGATATGCTCCTTTAAGGATTGCCTTGATTTTCTGACACTGGTTGCCTTTCTCTTTATTATAGCCAGGGATAACTTGGTGTTCTTGAAAAACTGGTTTATAAAGTTCCCAGAATACAGAAACAGAAGTTTATTCATAGTAGGAGAAAGCTATGCTGGTAACCCTTCTATCTGTTATGTCTTTCGTGTATTCTGAAGCAAGCATTAGCTAAACTATGCatgtatttatacatttttcaaTTTATCATTAGGCCATTATGTTCCTCAACTGGCTGAGCTTATGCTCCAATTCAACAAAAAGGAGAAGTTGTTCAATCTAAAAGGCATTGCTGTGAGTTATGGCACAAACTTCCAATTATTCTTCTTTTCTTATGCCTGCCACTTGTCAgctttattttattcttctgGTATCTGTaaatattttgtgaaaactagAAAACAATAAAGTTCAGCTAAAGATTTATCAGTTTTTCATTTTGACTAAGCTGTTTAGGCATCTGAAGCTTGTTTCTTTTACTGCAGCTTGGTAATCCAGTTCTAGAATTTGCAACAGATTTCAATTCCAGAGCTGAGTTCTTCTGGTCACATGGGTTAATTTCAGATACAACTTACAAAGTGTTCACTTCTGTTTGTAACTATTCAAGATATGTGAGGGAATACTACAATGGTGCTGTTTCTCCTGTCTGTTCAAGTGTGATGAGCCAAGTTAGTACAGAAACAAGTAGATTTGTGGACAAGTATGATGTGACCCTTGATGTTTGTTTATCTTCAGTGTTTTCACAAACCAAAGTCCTCAATCCCCAGGTGATTTTATCTCATAATCTTTAGTTCCATTTGTCACCAACAAACTTGACTTGATTTTCTATCCAACTTGAATCAAAGTACTGAGGACATGAAAATATGGTCTTGTTTTTGTTGTCGAACAGCAAGTCACTGAAACTATAGATGTATGTGTGGAAGATGAAACAGTCAATTATCTGAACAGGAAAGATGTGCAATCAGCTTTGCATGCACGTCTTGTTGGAGTTCAACGATGGTCTGCTTGCAGCAAGTAATCCCTCTCTTGCCTTCattatttatagtgttttttttagaaCCCTGGATAGGATAACATGTTCACAAACCAATCTAGTTAAACATTAGTGTTCTGCCTTGCCTCTCTTCATGAACATGTTTTCGAGTGTTACTTTCTAGAGTATTGGACAGAAATTTTCCTTTATATTTTGTCTTCAAAAATTCATCTCTACCTTTCTTTCCCAGCAGCTTTGTCTCTTGTTGGTGTAATATGAATCTTATGTTATATGCTTATCAGTGTCCTGGATTATGAGCTGCGTGATTTGGAGATACCAACAATCACTGTTGTGGGGAAGCTAGTACAGGAGGGAATACCAGTACTGGTTTACAGGTACATGTTTGTGTGCTTGCTTATGAAGTGAATTCTGTTCTAGATCAAATTGGAATTTAGCATGACCTTAATCATTAATTAGAGTGTGTATGATTGGCTTTGAGAGTGAATTGATAACTCTTGTTATGCAGTGGTGATCAAGATTCAGTAATCCCTCTAACTGGAAGTAGAACATTAGTACATAAATTGGCCAAAAAACTAGGATTGAAGACCACTGTGCCATACAGGGTGTGGTTTGAGAAGCAGCAGGTGAACCTTATTCCACTGAGTTTTGCTGGGATTTCAATTCAATCCATCATTAATTATAGTAATTAACTAAAGTTAAGCACATCATAACTTCTAATTGATGGACATGCAATCTTTTCACAAACTatatatagaaattaaattcaaCTTGCTTGTTCATACAATTTGTAGTTGAATTTTTGTTGTGCCTATGAAATATTTTCAGGTGGGTGGGTGGACTCAAGTTTATGGTGACATCCTTTCATTTGCCACCATCAGGGGAGCATCTCATGAGGCTCCATTTTCACAGCCTGAGAGGGCACTTGTTCTCTTTAAGTCCTTCTTAGAAGGAAGACCAATGCCACAAGAGTTTTGATAAAATGTGTTGGGGTTTTTGTAAAATGAGATTGTTGTATTGTAGTTTGTTTGGTTTCACTGTTGATCAAGGGTGTCAATTTGGAGTGTAGAAAATTTTGTAAAGTGTTCAAGTAAGAAGggaatttgtttttgttttctgcaTCACTGTGTCTTCTTGTTTATAAGCTGCATTATGTAAACTGAAGATTATGTTTACTTTATATTCcttaaaaacaaatattcacTTGCAACTGAAGATTAATTGACCTATGAATGATGAAAAAGACAATGAATTGACCTATAATACCTAACTTTGAGTGCACCACTTTAGAAGGGCATTTGGTGATTTGTTTCAACTTGTGTTATTTTTGGAGATTCATTTTGAAACATGGTTTGACATTACTCATTAGTTTCCATAAGAAAATAACATGTTATCTCTATCTCATTGGCCTAGCTCCTACTACACATTTATACACAAAGCATTCCTTATATTTCCTTCcaagaaaaataattcaaatttcttacactcacttttttttataaatttatcctttAGATGTAAAGAATAGTTagtgataaaatatattaatatattatgaataaaactattttgagttttaaattgtgtacaaaaaagaagagaaatgttttattacttttgtgtttatagataaaatatatattacaaaagTACATGATTTTACAATCATTCAATCTAATAGTatcaaaaattaatatatagaaaaaagTTATAAGCCTCTATGTAAATTAtaatcatttttaataaaaatacaatgttaaaattaaattattgcttaaaaataatcttaatatatataattattttatttatattaaataaaaaatatattgattaattaaataatgtacttaaaaatttaattatgttaatttaaatattttctttacctaattatattaattactaACTTCTCTTTTTAATGTTAAACTCACCTTAAATAAGATatgaactaaaaaaatatgaaaaaaaatgttacgaaatttaatagttaaatatatatatatatatatatatatatatatatatatataaaagatttaGGAATGTTAAAACATTTCACATAAATTTTCACACATATTTtagttttctattttaatatttccCCTTTGGTGCCAGCTTTTGTTTGAATTCATGTTAGATCTAAGTTTctaacagcttttcaaaaaaGTATGAAAATTCATTCTACCTATTCAATTGTTGTACTGTTAATACACACTCCTGGAGTATCTATTTGGAATTTAGGTTAGGGAGCAAATTTGTGTGACACATCATTCACCACCAAAATTTCATACAAATAACTTCTAAaggacatttttttttaaaactaaatttaacttgagtgtaagttaaaaaataaattttaaaaaagtaatacaaaattatttgcACAAAATTAGCCcatatgtaaataaattttaatagtttttttctcTCAGATTGTCATTTGAAACTCTTTCCTTTTTACTTTCCATTAATTTGCTAATGAATCTTCTTCCTTCCATTAACTTCACTAATACAATTTCATAATTACTCCATCTCAACTCGAGTTATAATCTATCTCAagcaaaaaataatttctttttgcaGTTATAATCAATCTCACagcaaaaaattatttctttctccAGTTACAATCTATCCCAGCAAAACTTATTTCTTTCTCCAGTTGTAATCTAATACAAgattattattaacatattaGCAATCAATTTGAAACATCTGTTCTGCATTTTGCATCAAAagctttaatttttatatatgcaAACCAGGAAAAGAAACTAGATATTTTGAATGTTGATGGCATGTTGGTCTAGGATACTAGAGTAGCAGTGGagatgaaaagaaaattgttgTTAACATGACTAGTCATTTACAAACATAATAATATACTATTGTGGCCTAAACCAGCTACAACCTGCAAAATCAGCCAAAAGAATATAGAAAGAGAAAGTAGATGATTAGAAAACCACACCATGAAAACCAAGATCAAGCAAAACAATCAATTACACCAGAATGATGGCCAGCCACATACCCCTATCATCTTATTACAGAAATGGGGATAAGAGAACAAGAAAAAAATCTGTAGAAACCCAAGAATGAAGGTTTGGTTCAAAAACTGTGCAGTTGAGTTAGCATGTGAACAAGCTCATCACTAGAAGGCCTATCTGCAGGCATATCAGAGAGGCATGCAGCAGCAATCCTAACAGCCATTAGCATCTCATCTTCCTCTCCTTCTTCCCCTAACATGCTCTTATCTAGGGCATCCCTTGCCTCACCTGCTTGCTGCAAGTGTCTCAGCCAACATCCCAAACTTCCCCCACTGGCT comes from the Phaseolus vulgaris cultivar G19833 chromosome 8, P. vulgaris v2.0, whole genome shotgun sequence genome and includes:
- the LOC137826454 gene encoding serine carboxypeptidase-like 45 isoform X1; the encoded protein is MCSLLRSSIAMCVALQLLQLGIVHPSASHLRITHLPGQPQVEFQQFSGYVTVDDRNQQALFFYFAEAEKDAASKPLVLWLNGGPGCSSLGVGAFSENGPFRPKGEALVRNQFSWNREANMLYLETPIGVGFSYSTDTSSYEGVNDEITGKDNLVFLKNWFIKFPEYRNRSLFIVGESYAGHYVPQLAELMLQFNKKEKLFNLKGIALGNPVLEFATDFNSRAEFFWSHGLISDTTYKVFTSVCNYSRYVREYYNGAVSPVCSSVMSQVSTETSRFVDKYDVTLDVCLSSVFSQTKVLNPQQVTETIDVCVEDETVNYLNRKDVQSALHARLVGVQRWSACSNVLDYELRDLEIPTITVVGKLVQEGIPVLVYSGDQDSVIPLTGSRTLVHKLAKKLGLKTTVPYRVWFEKQQVGGWTQVYGDILSFATIRGASHEAPFSQPERALVLFKSFLEGRPMPQEF
- the LOC137826454 gene encoding serine carboxypeptidase-like 45 isoform X2, whose protein sequence is MCSLLRSSIAMCVALQLLQLGIVHPSASHLRITHLPGQPQVEFQQFSGYVTVDDRNQQALFFYFAEAEKDAASKPLVLWLNGGPGCSSLGVGAFSENGPFRPKGEALVRNQFSWNREANMLYLETPIGVGFSYSTDTSSYEGVNDEITARDNLVFLKNWFIKFPEYRNRSLFIVGESYAGHYVPQLAELMLQFNKKEKLFNLKGIALGNPVLEFATDFNSRAEFFWSHGLISDTTYKVFTSVCNYSRYVREYYNGAVSPVCSSVMSQVSTETSRFVDKYDVTLDVCLSSVFSQTKVLNPQQVTETIDVCVEDETVNYLNRKDVQSALHARLVGVQRWSACSNVLDYELRDLEIPTITVVGKLVQEGIPVLVYSGDQDSVIPLTGSRTLVHKLAKKLGLKTTVPYRVWFEKQQVGGWTQVYGDILSFATIRGASHEAPFSQPERALVLFKSFLEGRPMPQEF